A region of the Amycolatopsis sp. cg13 genome:
GTCAGCATCAACAAGGGCCTCGCCGCGATCGGCTACGGCCTGGGCGCGATCGGCCCCGGCATCGGTGTGGGCCTGATCTTCGCCGCGGTGATCAACGGCACCGCGCGTCAGCCGGAGGCCCAGAGCAAGCTGCAGGGCATCGGTTACGCCACCTTCGTGCTCACCGAGGTGCTGGCCCTGATCGGTATCGTCATCTACTTCATCGCCTCCGCCTGAGTCGTCCGCTCTCGCGTAAGGAGACGTTGTGCTGAAGACCGAAGCGGTGCTCGCATCAGAGAACCCGATCGTTCCGGCGTGGCCGGAAGTGATCCTCGGCATCGTCGCCTTCCTGATCCTGCTGTTCATCCTCAAGAAGTACGTCGTCCCTCGTTTCGAGAAGGCGTACGAGGAGCGGGCGCAGAAGATCGAAGGCGGGATCGAGAAGGCCGAGAAGGCTCAGGCAGAGGCCGAGAAGGCGCTGTCGGAGTACAAGGCGCAGCTGGCGGACGCCCGTTCCGAAGCCGCGAAGATCCGCGACGACGCCCGGCTCGAAG
Encoded here:
- a CDS encoding ATP F0F1 synthase subunit C; its protein translation is MSNIVLAQQAAEAVSINKGLAAIGYGLGAIGPGIGVGLIFAAVINGTARQPEAQSKLQGIGYATFVLTEVLALIGIVIYFIASA
- a CDS encoding F0F1 ATP synthase subunit B → MLKTEAVLASENPIVPAWPEVILGIVAFLILLFILKKYVVPRFEKAYEERAQKIEGGIEKAEKAQAEAEKALSEYKAQLADARSEAAKIRDDARLEAEQIKAELREQAESESQRIVAQGHAQLQAQKAQIVAELRAEMGRNAVELAGRIVGESLEDEARRRGTVDRFLAELDTAGATNGAGK